One genomic window of Cannabis sativa cultivar Pink pepper isolate KNU-18-1 chromosome 2, ASM2916894v1, whole genome shotgun sequence includes the following:
- the LOC115720145 gene encoding uncharacterized protein LOC115720145, giving the protein MFSSTKLHNLEISTSVHAPILMELVPTAGYHFSKQFRFENAWLREPLYFQVIKDSWELCGNDEVMNKVSFCGQQLCVWGKEFTARKNLFEAYIELEVFWRQRSKQLWLQEGDNNSKFFHASATNRRWYNFVTKLKDQSGAGVDWNSGLDLLMRKVTRSVQSRVSFEQNAELLLPVSEEEVRKALFQMHPDKSLGPDGITVKHPMDMGDLRPIGLCNVLHKIVSKVVANRLKNVMPTVISDTQSVFLQGRLISDNIMIAYEIMHHLKRKRRGRDCYMALKLDVSKAYDKLEWGYLRAKMERMGFDGRWINLVMQCVCSVSYTILHGFSSLLRSYEQSCSLTGCKIARGAPIISHILFADDSYIYCKATKDESHNVKELLHTYEVVLGQRINFTKSSVFLSNNTNCDLQDAICVSLEIYEAHENGYYLGLPCSVGRNKNAILGFLKDKLHKRIQGWEGRILSCAGKEVLLKSIAQALPNYAMNVFLLLLETCKELSRLMAKFW; this is encoded by the exons ATGTTCTCATCTACTAAACTTCACAACCTTGAAATATCTACTTCGGTTCATGCCCCGATTCTTATGGAGCTGGTTCCTACTGCTGGCTACCATTTTTCTAAACAGTTTCGGTTTGAGAATGCGTGGTTAAGGGAGCCTCTTTACTTTCAAGTTATTAAGGATAGCTGGGAGCTTTGTGGGAATGATGAGGTTATGAATAAAGTGAGTTTTTGTGGACAACAGCTGTGTGTTTGGGGAAAGGAGTTCACAG CAAGGAAGAACTTATTCGAAGCTTATATTGAACTGGAGGTATTTTGGCGCCAAAGATCGAAGCAGTTATGGTTGCAAGAAGGGGACAACAATAGCAAGTTTTTTCATGCCTCAGCTACTAATAGAAGATGGTATAATTTTGTTACAAAGCTTAAGGATCAATCTGGTGCTGGGGTGGATTGGAATAGTGGCCTAGATCTGCTTATG AGAAAGGTTACTAGAAGTGTGCAAAGTCGTGTTTCTTTTGAGCAAAATGCCGAGCTACTGCTGCCAGTTTCAGAGGAGGAAGTTCGCAAAGCGTTGTTTCAAATGCATCCAGACAAGTCTTTAGGTCCTGATGGAATTAccgtg AAGCATCCTATGGATATGGGGGACTTGAGACCCATTGGTTTATGCAACGTGTTACATAAGATTGTGTCCAAAGTGGTGGCTAATAGACTTAAGAATGTTATGCCAACTGTCATATCTGACACTCAAAGTGTGTTCTTACAAGGTCGTTTAATTTCGGATAATATTATGATTGCTTATGAGATTATGCAtcatttgaaaagaaaacgaaGAGGGAGGGATTGCTATATGGCTCTCAAACTTGATGTTAGTAAAGCTTATGATAAACTTGAGTGGGGTTATCTCCGTGCTAAGATGGAAAGGATGGGCTTTGATGGGCGATGGATAAACTTGGTTATGCAATGTGTTTGTTCAGTCTCGTATACTATCTTGCATG GCTTCTCTAGTTTGCTGCGAAGTTATGAGCAAAGTTGTTCGCTCACGGGTTGTAAGATTGCTCGAGGTGCGCCAATCATTTCTCATATACTTTTTGCGGACGATAGTTATATTTATTGTAAAGCTACTAAGGATGAATCGCATAATGTTAAGGAGCTTTTGCACACTTATGAGGTGGTTTTGGGTCAAAGAATTAATTTTACTAAGTCCTCCGTGTTCTTGAGCAACAATACAAATTGTGATCTTCAAGATGCTATTTGTGTTTCGTTGGAAATCTATGAAGCTCATGAAAATGGGTACTATCTGGGTCTTCCATGTTCGGTTGGGAGGAACAAGAATGCTATCCTTGGGTTTCTTAAGGACAAGCTTCATAAGAGGATTCAAGGTTGGGAGGGTCGTATATTGTCTTGTGCGGGAAAGGAGGTCTTGTTGAAATCTATAGCTCAAGCCTTGCCAAATTATGCCATGAATGTTTTTCTTTTGCTTTTGGAAACTTGTAAGGAGTTAAGTAGACTTATGGCTAAGTTTTGGTGA